The genomic region GCTGTATTTGGATTTAATATATGTATTATCATATCACCTGTTATTGCAGGATTTGTTGAAACTGTAATTGCACAGTACTTCACACAAAAAACATCAGGTGCAATAAGTGCAATAATATTATTTGTTATAACAAATATAATAGGATGGCTTGTATTACCACAAGAACTCACATTTAACATCTTTACAATCGGAGGACTTCTTATGATGCTTCAAGCAGCATTTCCTCTGACAATGAACTGTATATTAATAGGTCTACTTCTAGTACTTGTAACAAATTTTGGACGAATTATTGGATATATCGTGAGAAAACTACATTTAAATCCACAAAAAAATGTAATGCCCCTTGAAAATATTGAACTTAAAAATAATTATGGAATACTAATTATTAATGAGGGAATAGGGGTAGATATAAAAAAATACTTTGGAATGATAGTAGTTGAAGATATAATAAAATTTAAAGATAAGTCAAGCCAGGAAACAATAGAGTATATGGAAGGTAGTCTTGCTGATAAAAAGTTGATAAAATATAAAGATTATCTTAAATCTAAGGAATTTATTATTAATGAACTTGAGTCTGAGGCTAAAAAGATAGGTGCTAATGCAATTATAAATCTTAAAATTGAATATACAAACTATAACCAACAATTACCACCTGACATGCTTATCATAGCATATGGTACAGCAGTACTTGTTGATGAATCATATATTTCAAATCCTATAGAATGAGCGAAATTTATAATAAATATTATTAGTTTTTTTTATCTACTTTATAATCTCCCAATATCCCTTTTTTTTAATTAAAGAAATTTATGTTAACTCTTTTTTTTGTAGATGAAATTTATTTTTAAAAATAGAAAAAATAGAAGGAAGGGTGGTTAAGTTATTAGAACATCAAGGTCTCTTTTTTTAGACTTATTGTTCCCATCGTTTTCTATCAAGTAACTCTTGTTTTTTACCTTTGTTCCATCCACCAGATGCACTATCTGCATGTCCTACTTGTTGTACATATCCTGTTATTCTATCATACCATTCAACGTTTTTAGTTTCTCCACAGTGTGAACAGGTGGTTTGAAGTCCTTTCATTAATGTTTTACAGTTTATACAGAAACTTAATGCACTACTGTATGCCCAGAAACCAATGTCTGTTTTTCGTGTAATTTTTTGTGTTAGGCTCATTAAACTATCAGGATCACTGTATGATTCTCCCATAAATGCATGGAAAATATGTCCTCCTTGTGTTAATGGGTGGTATTCTGATTCTATTTTTATTTTTTCAGGTAAGCTCATGTTTGTATCTACTGGTACATGGCTACTGTTTGTGTAGTATGAAGCATCACTATCTCCATTGCAGATTACTTGGTCAGGGTATTTTTCACGATCCATAGTTGCAAATCTGTATGCAGTACTTTCTGCTGGTGTTTGGATTACTCCCCATCTTAGTCCTGTTTCTGCTTTTAGTTCATCTGCACGTTCATTTATGTATTTTATTACATCAAGTCCTAGTTGGTTTGAACTTGGATCTTCTAATCCTGCACCTGTTTGTGCTTGAAGCATTTCATTTAATCCTACAAATCCAAATGATAGTGTACTGTTATCTACCATGTAGTATGGGTCTTCTCCCATTTTTTGTGTTAAAAATGGTAGTATTTTATAGTCATTTAGACATTTTAATGCTCGTTCACGTCTTAGGAGTAGTACATCTTCTACTATTTTCATGTAGTCATCTAGGTAGTCAAATATTTCACGTTCATCTCGTGCATTATATCCTATACGTGGTAGGTTCATTGTTACATATGCAAGATTTCCTGTTCTTAGACAGTCTTTTTCCCAGTCACCTGTCCAGTTATCTGATAATCTTGTTCTGCATCCCATGTAGTTTGCCATGTTTCCCATGTAGTCAGGGAGCATGTTTATGAAGTATGCTGTTCCAAATTTAGCTGATAGGTAGTGTACACGATCGATGTCTTCTGTGAATTCTGGTGTTAGGCACTCTTTTCTTAGGTAGTAGATTGTGTTTGGGAAAAGGTGTGGTTTTCCTTCTGAATCTCCTTTTATGAGTGCTTCTGTGAATGCTTTTTGTAGTAGTCTTACTTCTTTTTCAAAGTCTCCATATACTCCTACTACTTTTCCTCCAGGTCCGTATGCTGGTTCATCTTTTAGGAAGTCTGGTACTGTGAATTCTAATCCTATACTTGTGAATGGTACTTGTCCTCCACGTGCTGCGTAAGCCATGTTGAGGTTGAATATGAGCATTTCTACTGCTTGTTTGATTTTTTCATATGGAAGTCCTGCTGCAAATGGTGCTACAAATACGTTCCATAGACTCATTGCTTGTCCTCCACTCATGTTTTGTTGTGCTGCTAGCATTATTTCTCCGGAGTGGTTCATGAGTGTTTCTATGTGGTTTGGTGCTCCTGCTACACTTGTGTGGTCTCCTGTTCCATCTACTTTTAGTCCGTATCTTATGAATTGTCTGAGGTCATGTTGGAGACAGTTTATTGGTCTTCCTGCAAAGAATTCAAGATCGTGTATGTGTACAGTTCCATTCATGTGTGCATCTGCTAGGTTGTGTGGTAGTATGTTTAGTAGTGCGTATTGTTTTAATGATTCGTCTGCTACGTATTTGTGTATTGTTTCAGGGTTGTTCATCATGTTTGCGTTGTCTTTGTTTCCTGATTCTATTAGGTTTGTTATGTTGTATACTGGCATTCCTAGTCTTGTGTATTTACGTCTTAGTGATTCGAGTCCATTTTCTGTTAGTTTTGTGTTTACCATTTCGCGTATGATTGGTGCTGTTAGGTAGTCGAGTTCTAGTTTTTTAAGTTCTTTGTATACGTCATTTGCTATTTTATTTGCTAGTTTTGGTGTTGTTTGTGTTTCTTGTACTAGTGTTTTTGCTATTTTTTCTTTGTCGAATGGTTCTATTGTGTCGCGTGCTGTTCTTACTCTTAGTGAGTTGTAGTTGTAGTATTTATCTGCAAGGTTTTTGTTTTCTTTTTTAAGGAAGTTGTATATGATGTTTTTTATTTCTTTAGTAGTTATATCTTCGTGTGCTTCTTTTGATACTTTGTGTGCTATTCTTTCTGCAAGACCTAGTGGTATATTTATCATTATACAGGATTTGATTAGTTTTTCGTAACTAAATTTTTCTTTTATACCATCATTTTTTATTACGTATATTTCGTTAAGGTTGTATGTATCGGATATGGTTTCTGGGTCTTTCATCATTTTATATCACATGCCTTGTTTATTTTTTTTATATTTTTTTTCTTAGTTAATTATTTAGTAGTGTAAATATATATAATTATGTTAGTACTTCTACGAACGTTTTTGGTATTTGAAATGAATGAATTTAAAAATCATAAAATTAAGTAAAATGTAATAAAAACTAGGTTAAATCTTGATTAAAATTATTAATTTTTAAAATGAATAATTAAGTAAGTTATTTATATAAAAATAACTAAAAAAATAGATTTATTTTATATTTTATTAATTTATTTGTCTGTTTTACCTAATTTTATGTGGGTGGTGGTTATGGGTGTGTTTGTTGATCTTTTGTGTTTTTTTATATTATTTTGGGTTAATTTTCATAAAATTTTGCATATTTTCTTTAATTTTAGTGCATGTTTGTACGAACAATATACCCGTATAGGTATACTTATTTTTTAAAATAAAAAAAAGAGATAGAAAAAAGAATTCTCCTATCTTTAGAAGAATACATCAAGTGAACTTTGTCGTGACTTATCACTTTCAAAGAGTGAATTAATTGATGTTTCAAGAATTTCAATACGTTCAACAACATATGGACTAATAGGATAACGATGAGATAAATCCTTTGAAATTTCAAGATACTTAAGAACAGATCCTTTAGAAATACTAAGTATAAGATTATTTCCACATTTACACTCACCACTTAATGGTATTCTACGATATTTTTCACCACATTTTGTACATCGTACTTTTTGTCTTGAAAATGCACGAATATTTCCTGTCATATCAGGTAGGAAGTGTGAATTAAGAACACCTTCAACAACTCCTTTTTGATCAACACATCTTAGTTTTTCAGCAAGTCCTATTTGATGTTCTACCTTTTCAGGCATTGAATCTAAAATCTTATAAAGACATGTTTTAGGACCTGCATGGATAGATGAGGTAGGATGTGAATACATAATTCCATGATACTGTTCATCAGTTCCAAGTCTTCCTTCAACATTATCTATCATATCATTAACATCTGATGGTTTAACACCACCTTCCTCTGTTTTACGATAAATCTCAAGTGGTATTCTCCACATACAATCAATGTTATGTGATTCATCATCAATTTCCTCAGGATCAATACGACTACTTAATACCAGAGGTGCATCCATACTACCTCCACGTGTACTAGGCAAGTATGTCTTTCCAAAATTAAGAAGTGCATCTAAAAGAAGCATTACAGCATCCTCATCACTATCACAATTTCGACGTTTAGCAGAATGGAAATATGGATGAGCATAACAACCAGCAGCCTTAGTATATCCAACAATACGACCAAGAACACCTGCTGATGTGTGTGGTGCAAGCCCAGCTATAAGTTCACCTACAAGATCTACACGATCTTCTGCATTATAAAATGGTTCCATATCATAATAACGTGTAAGTAAATCATCTATGAATTTTGAGACTTTAAGCAAGTAATCTCCACATTTTTCACTTACAACAACATCCTGAATTTTAAGTTCTATAATCTGATCATCACTAGTAATAGGTTCATCATAAATATCATGTGTATATCCCATTTCTAGTATTTTTTCATAAGGAACTCCAATTTCACTTGGTATGAAGTGTGTTAGTGGAAGATCTGTTGAATCATGTCTTACTGTTCCAT from Methanosphaera cuniculi harbors:
- a CDS encoding heavy metal-binding domain-containing protein, which encodes MFEKLHDKGLQIHVLAIIIGTLVGILSVYVCVELNLAVFGFNICIIISPVIAGFVETVIAQYFTQKTSGAISAIILFVITNIIGWLVLPQELTFNIFTIGGLLMMLQAAFPLTMNCILIGLLLVLVTNFGRIIGYIVRKLHLNPQKNVMPLENIELKNNYGILIINEGIGVDIKKYFGMIVVEDIIKFKDKSSQETIEYMEGSLADKKLIKYKDYLKSKEFIINELESEAKKIGANAIINLKIEYTNYNQQLPPDMLIIAYGTAVLVDESYISNPIE
- the nrdD gene encoding anaerobic ribonucleoside-triphosphate reductase, producing the protein MMKDPETISDTYNLNEIYVIKNDGIKEKFSYEKLIKSCIMINIPLGLAERIAHKVSKEAHEDITTKEIKNIIYNFLKKENKNLADKYYNYNSLRVRTARDTIEPFDKEKIAKTLVQETQTTPKLANKIANDVYKELKKLELDYLTAPIIREMVNTKLTENGLESLRRKYTRLGMPVYNITNLIESGNKDNANMMNNPETIHKYVADESLKQYALLNILPHNLADAHMNGTVHIHDLEFFAGRPINCLQHDLRQFIRYGLKVDGTGDHTSVAGAPNHIETLMNHSGEIMLAAQQNMSGGQAMSLWNVFVAPFAAGLPYEKIKQAVEMLIFNLNMAYAARGGQVPFTSIGLEFTVPDFLKDEPAYGPGGKVVGVYGDFEKEVRLLQKAFTEALIKGDSEGKPHLFPNTIYYLRKECLTPEFTEDIDRVHYLSAKFGTAYFINMLPDYMGNMANYMGCRTRLSDNWTGDWEKDCLRTGNLAYVTMNLPRIGYNARDEREIFDYLDDYMKIVEDVLLLRRERALKCLNDYKILPFLTQKMGEDPYYMVDNSTLSFGFVGLNEMLQAQTGAGLEDPSSNQLGLDVIKYINERADELKAETGLRWGVIQTPAESTAYRFATMDREKYPDQVICNGDSDASYYTNSSHVPVDTNMSLPEKIKIESEYHPLTQGGHIFHAFMGESYSDPDSLMSLTQKITRKTDIGFWAYSSALSFCINCKTLMKGLQTTCSHCGETKNVEWYDRITGYVQQVGHADSASGGWNKGKKQELLDRKRWEQ